In Anopheles merus strain MAF unplaced genomic scaffold, AmerM5.1 LNR4000118, whole genome shotgun sequence, the genomic window ACCGGTATCAGATCAAACCAATGCTTTAACTCTTCAAATCTGTTTAACTCGATTTAACGCGTTGTGTAATTCCAATTGATGCGTCTCAACATTTCAAAATGTTCTGTTACATCCTACACTAGGAAAAGGTTTTCCATTATTTGCgaatataaaattgatgatagatcaaagccgcgtaaaaatgtgattcaTGATTTAGGCGCTCATTTAGATAGCAGACTAACGTTATAGAACCACTATGAAGCAATACTTTCAAAAGATTTCCGTTTGTTAGGATTCATTTTGCGTGTTGAGAAAGACTTCAAAGATCCATTCAGTAAAAAAGCTGTGTATTGTGCAATTGTCCGTCCTACTTTAGAATTTGCTAGTATTATTTGGACACCGACACAGctacatttaaaatataggctagaatcggttcaacgcaagcttactcgttcattgttttatcgtcTCCCGACGTCTCGTAATTCTGTTTGTCCCTCTTACCGAACAAGGTGCCTGTTATTTGGAATagaacctctgcaacatagaagcAAGAAGTGCTTGTTTACATACAAACTTGTTAGCGGATCTTTCGAAGGCCCGtcattttaataaatataactTTCAGGCGCCAATAAGAATGTTAAGAACCAGGACCAAATTCAATATAGAATTAAGATGGCCTAATGTTGGATATAACgatcttttaaaaaaattaacggACTTTTTTACATAGCTAAGTGAGACGCATCCACAGTTCatgttatgttgtttattAATCTTGTTAATTGACAGTCAAACTAATTATGCCtttcgatgcgtttttgttaCCACTGTTCtattgcatttaaaaaaaagagaatgtTATGCATGCTTATGTTAGCTTGAAAACTTTCGGAATagataaaaatattataacaaaaagcttctttccaacaaatcgtttttttttcgtttctataCTTTCTTAGTTTGATAACAATAAAACCATTTCCGcgtacacacaaaacattgccTCAACTCAAAACCTTAAAGCAGTTTCCATCATCAGACTTTGAAAACacttaaaatatgtattgtgtgttaatttgaagattttgAAGGAATCTTAAGCCTGTTCGGAATATGTATCAAATCGTTTGCAGTTTGAAACATGAGCTCGAAACTGTCCAGGAAATGAATCAAAATTTCCATGCAGATTAATGATGTTCAATAATGCTTCGAGTAAAATAATTGagaatcttgatttttttcgCAAATGTACAAGGTTTGCGATTGATTTGTGATTAATACAATAGTTTTGCCAATCGAAATTGcataagtaaaacaatatGCATTGCCGAAAATGCCTAAAGTGGCTGCAATTCAACGCAATATGGTTTGAAGTTtacaaatgtaataaaaaatctaaattatattttagttTACGAAGCATTATGCAGGATTGCGCCCTAGAAAAGATAAATCTCACCACTTGAGTTTTCtataagagcaaaaatttgcaaattttccaTATTCTCCAGAGAGCGTTAACAAGTGTCAAGCAAGAGCTTCTCGCCAAATACTTTATGCAAGATTTGCTAGCAGGATGGTATAAAGATGTAGAAAttaactcaacctccaacatctAGGATGTTAGCTGAATTCCATATATTTTCTTGGGATACTGACTTCATTTTTATAATAACGTAGCGATGCTCCGCGAGCGATGTTTCCGTTTCAATTTTTACAATTGGTGATTGTTCCCAGCTTTCGttatcatacaaatgtttccaGTTATTATCCAGGACAAACACCCTGGGATATCATGAACAcccgccctctacgttacgcaaGCGTTACACGTAACGCCTGTTAgcgcaaacccaagcagcattttttaacGCCTGGTTTTACCATCGGGGATAAGCAAATTGATAGATTATTAATCATGtcttaatattgattatttgtatgCAATAATGAGAAACGACCaatttgaacaaaaacaaaaagttttttaaagatatgactCATGATTATTTATGATTATGAAAAGTTATAACATTTTATTATCTTAATATTTTTGCATCAATGCGAGTTATAACAACTTCAAGAAATACTTTTATAACAATCAATAAACTTAAATATGTTATcacaaaaaactcattttttttaGCCAATCTTTTGGTAAAACAAGGATTTGGAAAATTATGAAAGGATTTTGTAAACTCGATAAGCGCCATTTCAAAAGAGCCCTCGCATCCAAAGCAACCATCATTCAAAATCGCCATTAACGTTATCTTAATAggctttaaatttatttcctaTATTGAATTTCTTTGGATATACttgaaatatttatattttttgctttggcaACGTACTCGAATTAAAAGTTTGAAGGTTTTAAGACCTTTAAACTGTAAGACttttttgcttaaattatAGTGCATTAATGAAAAACCTCATCTTTTTTAActtgtaattaaataatttaatctcACTGATATCGATTATCctcaaacaaataatttatattttcatcGAAATGTaaaagattttaaaatttataaggTGTCGCCAAGCTGACACAACCTCTATTAAATGATGCTTGGGAATTTTGAAAGGCAAGTAACGCTTCTCCTTTGTAAAGTAAAGGGCTGAAACTTACtttttacatatttatattatatatttatgTGGGTTATTTAAATGAAGGGTGAAGGGAAACATTATTGAGGATGTTTATCTTTATGAATGTTCCTAATCTTTGGTCCAACTTTGTTAAAGCCATTTTCAACGTTTCCCAAATAATTTTCCAAGTCAAACTTTTGAGAGAACCTAGCCTTACCTGaacacacaacatttttcgaccaacacttttaacattttcccgtGGTTAACGATAAATCAGGTAAACGTGTCCTTTAGCGTTTCCAGAAAAAAGGTCAACACACAGGTATCACTGCTTGCATTTGCTATGGTAAAACCAACCCGCTTTACCAAGCTACCTGGAAAATTTAACACATCGCTTCTGATTTGCTGCATTTTACAGAATTCGCAGGGTTAGAGAATTGAAAACAGTAAATGATGCTTTTTGTGCCATGGGAAggtacatttttcatttacattttgtgCACACTTTCAAGCACCGTTCTATATTAGAAATGTTCTTACTTCTGGTAGTCCCATATCACCATGAATCGAATAAAATGTCTTTGGCAAAGTTATTGTCGCCCTGAAAAGGacggttttgggtttgagatGAAGGAAGCTTTGTTACACAGTTTAAGCCTTCTTTTCGGTCTTcttgggcagcagcacggcctgAATGTTGGGCAGCACACCACCCTGAGCGATGGTTACTCCGGACAGCAGCTTGTTCAACTCCTCGTCGTTGCGGATGGCCAGCTGCAGATGACGCGGGATGATGCGCGTCTTCTTGTTGTCAcgggcagcgtttccggcCAACTCAAGCACTTCAGCGGCCAAGTATTCCATGACGGCTGCCAGATACACGGGTGCTCCGGCACCGACGCGCTCGGCATAGTTACCCTTGCGCAGGAGACGATGAATACGGCCAACAGGGAACTGAAGACCGGCACGGTTGGAACGGGACTTTGCCTTTCCCTTtacctttcctccctttccacgGCCAGACATGGTTAGATTTTATTGGGGAACGTTTGTAAGGGATCACGAACAACACGATGTTCTCTTTGAGAAGGGTTTTTTtacatgttgttgttgttagtatggtttagagaggctttggctcctgcggagttctttcgcctctttgTGGGGAAAAGTTAGACTATTAGATTGTTATAGTTGATGGAATAAATGTGATAGTTTTAGAAATTTTAGTAGATTTTCTTGTTTCTGAGGGTGAAGTGAAAGTATTGAGTCTATGTTGGAGTCAAGATGGCAAGTCTTACGAAGTTGTGTGTATCCGTGGCATTCTGTTAAGAGGTGGAATATTGTTATAGTGGTCCCGCAGAATTGGCAGAGAGGAGGACTGGATCGTTCGATGAGATGGCTGTGGGTCAGTCTAGTGTGGCCTATTCTTAATCGAGTAAGGATCTTTTGGTCTCGATGTTTTATTACTGATGGCCATGGTGTAGTTGTTGATTTCACTAGCCGAAGGAAGTTGTTCTTGGTTTTAAACCATTCCTTTTCCCACGCctctctttttttccatttatatagataatTGCGTCTCTTTTAGGCAGCGAGGTGTTGtaggttgatgtttttcttcggCCTTTGTTGGCGAGGCGGTCGGCGATCTCGTTGCCTTTGATACCAGCGTGACCAGGTATCCAACAGATGGTGAGTTGTTGATCCTGGTTTATGTGTGGGCTAGTGACCTGGTAGAGCTTTTGGATGTTTGGGTCCTTACATGTTCCATGCTCTAGTGCCGAGAGGACACTTGCGCTGTCGGTAAAGATGACGTTTTCCAGGTCAGAGCGCAGAGTATCTTCAACTGCCTGGATTATTGCCAACGTTTCTGCCGTAAAGATGGAAGTGTGATCCGGCAGTTTGGACGCTACTTTATCAATGGGTGAGTAAATCCcgaatcctgctgctgctccatcgaCGGATCCATCGGTGTAAATGTGGTTGTGCTtcatgtatttgttgtttgtgtgttctatGAAATGTTTTTGTGCTATTGTACTATTGCAACCTGCTTTAaggatgtttttaaaatgccaGTCTATGTTAGGGGGTTCATGGTACCACGGCCTAGTGCCAAGATGTAACAGTGTTGTGATATCCGGGATATTGCAGTTTGTTATAGCGAAAAGTTTGGAGTTGGCTCTATTGAGGAATGATGGTGCTTGGATATTCTTTTCTTTAattcttgttgctgttgcggctaATTTAGTTGTTATTATATGGCTAAGTGGAAGAAGTCCGCTCTCACTTAGCATAGAGACGATGGGGCTGGTTCGGAAGGCGCCTATGGCATATCGTAGAACGGCATGGTAGATGGGGCTTATTGCTTTTTCAAACTGTTCCTTTTTAATCGATACTATTTCTATACCGTACAGTAGTTTTGGAAGCAACCAGTGATTAATAATGAAGATAAGTGTATCTTTTGAAGCTTTGTGGTTCCTGTGCTGAGCATTTGGAAAAGGTTGATTTTCTTGGTAGCTGTAGTTTTTAGCTGTTTAATGTGGGCTTGGAATGTGAGTTTTTGGTCTATTGTGATCCCGAGTATCTTTACTTTTTTGCAGTCTGGAATTTGTCTTTGATTAAGGCAAAGCGGTACGGTTGGATGGTTTGTTGCAGATGTGCAttatattgcttttttcaGCAGCGATGTCATAACCAATACGTTTTGACCATTCCCATAAGATGTGCAGTCCCTGTTGCAGATTGTATCGCGCAACTCCATTATCTGCATTGCTCGAGATCAGAacgatatcatcagcgtaaACCAATGGAGTGATGGATGGTGGTAGTGAGCGGAGAAGACTTTCGATGCTGATCAGAAATAATGTGGGAAAGGATGGCTCCCTGAGGAACTCCGTTTTCGAGCGTTTTAGTGCTAGATTTGTTCGTTCCAATCAAACCTCGAAGGTACGGTCTGAGAGGAAATCATCGAGGAATGTGATCATGTTACCTCC contains:
- the LOC121601554 gene encoding histone H2A produces the protein MSGRGKGGKVKGKAKSRSNRAGLQFPVGRIHRLLRKGNYAERVGAGAPVYLAAVMEYLAAEVLELAGNAARDNKKTRIIPRHLQLAIRNDEELNKLLSGVTIAQGGVLPNIQAVLLPKKTEKKA